In Corvus moneduloides isolate bCorMon1 chromosome 12, bCorMon1.pri, whole genome shotgun sequence, the following proteins share a genomic window:
- the COQ9 gene encoding ubiquinone biosynthesis protein COQ9, mitochondrial, with product MAAAGGLRRAGWRLWRGRAVVRCQHYPPLRALQASATLRRASDEHRKEPLTSSSQQHFDSPPAGHQPEEEPQGPCPSYTGQGGQESEDYESEEQLQHRILTAALEFVPEHGWTAEAIAEGAKTLGLSVAAAGMFHSDGSELILHFVSECNTKLSKLLEKEQKLVQLGEAEKKPIDEFLRHAVEARLRMLIPYIEKWPQALSVLLLPRNIPSSLNLLTCMIDDIWHYAGDQSTDFNWYTRRAVLTGIYNTTELVMMQDSSPDFEDTWRFLENRVADAMTMSNTASQVQSTGEAVVQGLMGAAVTIKNLAGLNQRR from the exons atggcggcggcgggcgggctgCGGCGCGCGGGCTGGCGGCTGTGGCGGGGCCGCGCGG TGGTCAGGTGCCAGCACTACCCACCACTCCGTGCTCTCCAGGCCTCGGCTACGCTGAGGAGAGCATCCGACGAGCACAGGAAGGAGCCATTGACATCTTCCTCTCAGCAGCACTTTGATTCGCCTCCAGCTGGGCACCAGCCTGAAGAGGAACCCCAGGGCCCTTGCCCCAG TTACACTGGCCAGGGTGGCCAGGAGTCTGAGGACTATGAGAgcgaggagcagctgcagcatcgAATCCTCACAGCGGCGCTGGAGTTTGTGCCTGAACATGGCTGGACTGCAGAGGCCATTGCAGAGGGAGCCAAG ACCCTGGGCCTCTCTgttgctgcagcagggatgttTCACAGTGATGGCAGTGAACTGATCCTGCACTTCGTGTCTGAGTGCAACACCAAATTGTccaagctgctggagaaggagcagaaaCTAGTGCAGCTGGGTGAAGCAGA GAAGAAGCCTATAGATGAATTCTTGAGGCATGCTGTGGAAGCCAGACTGAGGATGCTGATTCCATATATTGAGAAATGGCCCCAG GCCCTGAGTGTCCTGTTACTCCCACGTAACATCCCTTCGAGCCTCAACCTCCTCACCTGCATGATCGATGATATCTGGCACTATGCTGGGGACCAGTCCACAGAT TTTAACTGGTACACTCGCCGGGCTGTGCTCACTGGCATCTACAACACCACTGAGCTGGTGATGATGCAGGACTCGTCCCCTGACTTCGAGGATACTTGGCGCTTCCTGGAAAACAGAGTAGCTGATGCCATGACCATGAGCAATACTGCCAGTCAG GTACAATCCACTGGAGAAGCCGTTGTCCAGGGTCTGATGGGAGCTGCAGTTACT aTCAAGAACCTGGCGGGGCTGAACCAGCGCCGGtga